The segment ACTTCAGATGCTCCTCAATGTCTGACAGGAGCTGTGGAGAGAGGAAAGGGAATAAAAGACAAGTAGAATAGAGAATCCACAATGGTTAGTGTGGAATTATGTCATAAGGGTCAAAAGTGTGTGTCAAGCTTTCAATGCTTCCAAATTATAGCAAAACCTTTCTGCTCATAGGAGTTTTACTTTGAATGTTTGCATCTGCTTCCTATCAAATCACTTAAAAAACCCTCTGCTGAATCAGTTGTATATCAAATTACAGATTTTCCTAGCTGCCTTGGcttaatttaataataatagcttagatttatatagcgcctttcatgggaccgaaggtcgctttacaaggaaGAACAGGGCAAAACATACATAACAAAAGGCAATCAGACAaccagtcagacagacaaaaacaacaaatagattAGGGGCCAAAGGCCTTGGTGAACAGATGGGTCTTGAGGGCCCTTTGGAAGGCGTCAAGCGTGGGGATGTTGcggatctccgcagggagagcgttccagagggtgggggctgccacgctgaaggctctgtccccgaaggttcacagtttggtgcggggggtggtaagcaggccagagtctgaagatcACAGGTTCCAGGGTGGGCatgtgggtgaaggatgtccgataggtactgggggcatgggcatggagggacttgtaggtaagGAGGAGGATTTTGAATGATATGCaggacttgaccggcaaccagtggaggtggatgagggtgggagtgatgtgctgccatgGCTTTGTATTTGTCAGTACCCTAgcagcacagttttggacatactggagcctgtccagggttttgttgggaaccccaAACAGgagaccattgcagtagtccaagcgggaGGTGACAAACGCATGGACTAGGGTttcggcaaccgactccgagagtgacggtcggagtcttGCAATGTTCCTTAGATGGAAAAAGGCCGATTTGGTCACAGACTTGATGTGAGAGTGGAAGGAGAGGGTGGAGTCGaggttgcgggcttcaggagatggggagatggagcagccgtcaaCCTCGaggattttcatttcatttcaaaccattatttatacagataaaatcccattgagatcattgatctctcttccaggggagacctgctcaagtagttccacatgaaaaggatgaagtcaccaaccttctggagcagcGCCTTGGGTGCCAAAACCATGAGTTCTGTTTTCCTGCTGTTTAGTTTGAGATAGTTGCATGACATCCATGCTTTGATGTCATACAGGCAGTTGATgagactgaggggggagctgggaggatggagCGGTGCTGAGATACAGTTGGGTATCATCGGCGTAACAGTGGAAATTGAGTCCATGATGTCGGATGATCtggccgagggggagcatgtaaatggtgaacaggagggggccaagcacaGAGCCCTGGGGTACACCGTGGTGGACTGGGGCCGGGGGTGAATTAGAGCCATTGATGGCgacaaactgtttcctgttATGGAGGTAGGATGTGAACCAAGACAGCGCTGTGCCAGTGATACCTAGGAGGTCTGAGAGGCGGGTGAGGAGGATGTGAGAGATGGTGTCAAACGCTGCAGAGAGGTCCAAGaggatgaggatgctgaggCGGCCAGAGTCAGCAGCAAATGAGGAGATCGTTGGTGATCTTAATGAGGgcggtctcagtgctgtgttgcTGTCTGAAGCTGGATTGGAAGGGCTCATAGAGCTGATGGTTGGACATGTATAGATGGAGTTGGTTGGTTTTTTGAGTATGGGGGTGACTGAAGCCATTTTGAAGCTGGTGGGGATTATACCAGGAGCCAGAGAAGCGTTAATGATGACCACCATGTAGGGACAGAGGGTGGGTAGGCAGTCCTTGACCAGGGCTGTGGGCATGGGGTCCAGGGAGCAGGTGGAGGTCTTGGCCGAACTGACAAGTTTGGCCACTTGGAGAGCATCCACaagggagaaggaggagaggtTGGAGTGGGAGAGGCGCGGCACTGGAGGTGCGTTACCAGGTGGCTGAGGTGCAGGTAGGGGGGGAGGGCCAGGCGCCAGGAGCTGCTGATGGATGGCCTCGACTTTTGCCTGGAAGAAGTAGAGGAATTTGGAGCACAGATCGGCAGCCCCTGAGGGCTGGGGGGCGGAGTAGGCGGTTGATGGTGGAGAACAGAATTCATTTTGTTTCTGCATCTTTGTTCACCTCTTTCTCTTTGTACCAGATGGTGCAACCTCCGTTCTCCTTCAGTTGCGTGTTGTAGCAGCCTCTGCCTCTGTTCGTACAAACGTGGTACCACACCTGCACATATGAagaaaacatttaatttgaacTTCTTTTAAAAGTTACCTGTAATTAAAATGAATTAGCATATTTCTGTATCTCTTCTACCTTCTCCTTTTCCATAGCAACCAAGGAAATGGCCAGTCCCATTATGCAAGTTAAAagcaaaactaaactaaaatgtaattattttcagttaaatcatAGTGTAATGAgacattttaaaaatgtatattgtGTGAATTTACAAACAAAACTAATATGGTGACAGAggaaaataataattgtatctCCTCTTCAGCCAAAATACACAAACTCAGTTAGTCTCAGGTTGTCAGCGCTTACCTTTCTCAGCTCTTCCGACTCTGCCGATACGATGGACGTAGTTCTGCTTCTTATCTGGCAGGGTGATATTAATCATTGGAGAAAGATGAAGAGAGCGGTCTTATATAAAAACATTTATGATTTTGTGATGACCCTTGGTCCGTTTTaatttgaagatctgaaatataacgggaggcgtgtggcgtagtgggttgtccgtaggtgttcggttcagggggtcacaggttcaaaccccgctgcagtcagcatgtcgttgtgtccctgggcaagacacttcactccaaattgctcctgtggggattgcccacagtattgagtatgtaagtcgctttggaaaaaAGCGTCTAACGtctaagtgacatgtaatgtaatgtaatatttatCATACGGAACTCCGTGGACGTCAATTCCTCTGGCAGCTACATCTGTGCAGATCAACAGCCTCACTTATTTTTTATGTAAACACAAGAAGATCTTACAACACAAATAGACTGGTTGTCATCCATAAAAAAGGTATCATGAAGTTCTTGTTGTTTTACCTTGCAACGCTCCAAGTTAGTCTTACGCTCATTGGGCTTACGATCACCACGGAGACAAACGCAGGACAACTGGTGGCTTTTACTGTCCGGACCTAAAGAAAAGACACCAAAACTGAGTGTTTATTCTGATTAATTAAGAATGaagtaattattattttatatgtgtgtgtatgtctagtGATGGCTGACATTCTCAGTAGTATACCTCCTCCTTGCTGAATGAAGTACTGTTCCATGTTGTCACAGTTGATCTTGGTGCGACAGAAGATTATGGCCTGGTCCATCTTGTGCTCTTTGATGGCCCTCACTGTGTACTCGCCCTTTAGTATCTTGATGGCTTCTGACCACAGCTGGTGAGCACAAACAAGCATCGTTAACATATTCTTTTAATTCTTCTGCACCTCACATAtaaaacattttcagaaaaTACCCCAACATTTCATCTAAGTGACTGTCAAAGCAATTTTGGGGTATTTTCTATACATCTATAAAAGATAATAAAGGGAAATATAAAAAGTATAACACTGTTAAATATGCAGAACGTATATTTTTAGATATGGCTCAGCATAAGTACTACACAGGAAATGGTTTTCCGATGTTTGTGAAATCCAGTGTTGTTAATACCTCACTAAAGTCATACCTGAAATTGGGGTTATCCACGTATTTCGCACATTAAATGACATCGTTGAGGGTTTGTTCGGCCAACTCTTTAGATGGCTCGATGATCAGGGCTTTGGGTGAATTGGATGTTGCTTTCACCTGACTCACTTTGGCATTGCCTGCACAAACAGAGAAAAGAGGGCTAATCAATGCAGGAATATATCAGTTACATTAGCAATGGTAAAATGACCGCTCTGGTAATATGATTTAAAAATGTCTAACGAAagaaggcttttattgtgaaactgTTGGAGAAAATACTGTTGTCTCCTCTTTGGGTTTGTTTTAATGCACTGATATCATGTGTGATTCTGAACTGTGTACGACCTTGCAGCTGCCTCTTTATGATAGGAGGAGGCAGGGCATTTCAGGTTGTTGATCTTTATGAGGAGACAGGCACATACTTGTTGTCTCCTACATATCTCACTTATTTTAATTCCAGAAGACGTCACAGATGACCCATCGCAGATGACCCGACTTTCCGACACCCGCGGCTGATATTCCGACACCCGCGGCTGATAATAGTGCCACCTCGATttatgactttgttgttatttatcgcCGTGTTTTGAACTATATAAGCCAGATGTTTTTTGCTGCTCCGTTGAGCAACATACCCCATGTGTGTGAGTTAAACCATATCCTTTGTATGTGATTTAACTCTGCTCCTTCTTGCAAGAATAAATTAGTACCTGATTATTGATTCTCAACCTGGTGTCGAGTGATTTTTTCCTAACAGAAACTAACGATTGTTTTATCTAAATTGTCTCTGGTTAAGGTGTATGATAGTCATCTCAGTTACATTTCGTATCTGTTCTTTCTGCATATGAAATAAGGTGGTATCCAAACACCTGCCTGGGTAGATTTGACTGCGTGGCGCCTGGTCCATGGCAACAAACCCACTCTTGGGGGCATTTTTAAAGTCTTCTCCTCCAGAGTTGAACTTCAGCTCTGCATTCTTGAACACAGATAAGAAAGAGAGCCATTTGTATGGTGTAAAACTGGCACCTGTTAGTTTTTTTAATCCAGCATTACTTTGATGTGATACCTTTAGAACGCAGGAGGCAAAGAAGGGCTGACTCTTCAATTGTTGAGGGATCTCAAAAGCCACACCCAGGTCATTACCTGAAGAGAAGAAGACAAGAAACATGAGAAACATTGCTATAGTGTTCCAATTAGTTAATGAtaataatatgaatgataactaCTAGGACCGcaccagggtttcccacacatagactttatTTGGGCGGGCCGCTCAGGTATATTAAcagccgcccaagtatattaacggccgcccgaagtatatttcgcgacccatttagatatatatatatttttttatccaTCCACGACCACAACTCCATCTGCGAtcaattaacttgtggacaatgatctctcgctctacgcctcctgtaaccaggcccggactggccatcgggaggaccggggggtttcccgatggcctggcctgttaagtggcctgcctcacacagggtgactggctgtctacatgatgtggcctgccgacatggccactgtcatacagatcataaatcaaaacccttgattggtctctgtgtgtcagtcAAGCTctggataacctcagctcaggtgaggtaaaggactctctgagtgtttagatagttaacttagtctaagttctctgtgggtctcaaacggtttggtcaccatttatgtaaacatatatttccatttgagggggtagtgattagtcaaatatgcatgaataaaataaaaaaagaagttaactaggtgaaaaaaggtaagatacacttttaaaacttgttgagagctaaaactagcctttgctgctgcctcaaagaggagaagggaggagaggagggaaacaggagaggctgattcaggagcacagacacactcacaactatgaatgaaccaaaaataaataaataaacaagtttcagtgtttttcatattggaaatggtatgttattggttatggaaatgattttatgattattgaaatgtatacacagggtatatgcaggaatcctgaagtcaaatgtaataccttttaagaccttttttaagaccctttccatacattttaagacttcatcgcaacttcgagttctaaccggttacattggcgacacactttacctcacatttactatattgattgtaagatagcacaactaaacagagtgcagacagactactgaagcctcctctccacatgaacttcaacctctctgtgaaggtcaggtttaatgcagtatgctgctttgttgcttctgtactctgtgctctttcattccagtaaaactcctcagaaaccattatttgaccaataaacaaaacaattgacaaaactttgaactatgaaatatattaaactttggtgagcttcagcggggtaatggcatataggagctccctcataaatacccaggggttacattgggctggggctgtccagggctaagcccggcacataggacgatgctctgacgtcatcaccctcacacatttgtcatatgtttacaaaaaacgatatatatgttaagacttttctcgttcttaatatctatatttagggtcgatatgtgttgaccttactttaaaatagcagatctctgtgaccggatatagtttggcttagaccccggccccacgaggacgcatacagtaaaacgcattCACACGCATTCGCTGTAgtgcatatgccaggcctgtaagtggcgctgctgccgccacaaaatacaccaaaagcagcgaagaagaccccagagcatggttgtcatggttgcccttctgtttattctccgcggtggacggcgtgttctcctgctgtatatctctcaggtagtccaccagcagataacaaccccccccccacagagcggagcaaggcaacgaaacataaaataagaagcagcattttatggcacgctatgcatggggccaccttgagggggtttcccgacatgttgtttcagtacattaaagggtgtttcatgttgtcgttgctgtggaccttcttaataccttggaaaatgccgtttaatactttttaatagccataattttcgctaaattgattgatcggggaaagaatccaggaaatcacattgtaggatttttaataaattaattggtaaattcatcggtaaaataagtatttagtcacctacaaacaaacaagatttctggctctcacagacctgtaacttcttctttaagagcctcctctgtcctccactcgttaactgtattaatggcacctgtttgaactcgttatcagtataaaagacacctgtccacaacctcaaacagtcacactccaaactccactatggccaagaccaaagagttgtcaaaggacaccagaaacaaaattgtagacctgcaccaggctgggaagactgaatctgcaataggtaagcagcttggtgtgaagaaatcaactgtgggagaaattattagaaaatggaagacatacaagaccactgataatctccctcgatctggggctccacgcaagatctcaccccgtggggtcaaaatgatcacaagaacggtgagcaaaaatcccagaaccacacgggatggacctagtcaatgacctgcagagagctgggaccaaagtaacaaaggctaccatcaataacacactacgccgccagggactcaaatcctgcagtgccagacgtgtcctcctgcttaagccagtacatgtccaggcccgtctaaagtttgctagagagcatttagatgatccagaagaggattgggagaatgtcatatggtcagatgaaaccaatatagaactttttggtaaaaactcaactagacctgtttggaggagaaagaatgctgagttgcatccaaagaacaccatacctactgtgaaacatgggggtggaaacatcctgctttggggctgtttttctgcaaagggaccaggacgactgatccatgtaaaggaaagaatgaatggggccatgtatcgtgagattttgagtgacaacgtgactgggtctttcagcatgacaatgatgtgattttctggatttttctttcttctcattttgtctctcatagttgaggtatacctaggatgaaaattacaggtctctcatctttttaagtgggaaaacttgcacaattggtggctgactaaatacttttttgccccactgtaggcgtttccatagatctagtctctttattttcccctcaaaatgcaccagattgatgcatttaactcaaataaaatataaaatcttaccgggggagcatgctctggtttttaaaaatagtaacccatgtccatatgtttatttgtgggtagtagatttaaactatagggctatcactagGGATaataccgagccccggtattattAAAGActgtggtaccgttaagctccaacgttagcggtctttttatcggtactggagacatgtaaaaaagatgtcatatgtattattgcacaAACATAATATTGcagttttatatatacagtctatgggttaaactttacccgtctcgatgctcgttgcctaaagtgcaataagagtttagcatgtaagagCGGTAATACGAGCAATtcgtctaaacatttag is part of the Pseudochaenichthys georgianus chromosome 24, fPseGeo1.2, whole genome shotgun sequence genome and harbors:
- the LOC117439640 gene encoding ATP-dependent RNA helicase DDX1-like isoform X2; the protein is MDQAIIFCRTKINCDNMEQYFIQQGGGPDSKSHQLSCVCLRGDRKPNERKTNLERCKIRSRTTSIVSAESEELRKVWYHVCTNRGRGCYNTQLKENGGCTIWYKEKELLSDIEEHLKCTVTQCEPDIKVPVDDFDGKVTYGGNYKSHVDALASTVLELANLEREVQSSFLHLGYMPNQLFRAF
- the LOC117439640 gene encoding ATP-dependent RNA helicase DDX1-like isoform X1, which encodes MDQAIIFCRTKINCDNMEQYFIQQGGGPDSKSHQLSCVCLRGDRKPNERKTNLERCKIRSRTTSIVSAESEELRKVWYHVCTNRGRGCYNTQLKENGGCTIWYKEKELLSDIEEHLKCTVTQCEPDIKVPVDDFDGKVTYGQRKALGGGNYKSHVDALASTVLELANLEREVQSSFLHLGYMPNQLFRAF